From Mycolicibacterium nivoides, a single genomic window includes:
- a CDS encoding nuclear transport factor 2 family protein — translation MASREELEAWSDRWLKANQEAEKAGDWKPLADFYTEDATYGWNIGPKEDVMCVGRDEIRDVALGLEMEGLENWVYEYQRVLIDEKQNEIVGFWKQIANKSDGSKDEIYGIGGSWFRLNDQLLIEWQRDFFDFGHVQKAFLKLIESGDLTPTMQKRIERSLAGDKLPGYYPLGEAPVKIW, via the coding sequence ATGGCGTCAAGAGAAGAACTGGAAGCCTGGTCGGATCGCTGGCTGAAGGCCAACCAGGAGGCAGAGAAGGCCGGGGACTGGAAGCCGCTGGCCGACTTCTACACCGAAGATGCCACCTACGGCTGGAACATCGGCCCCAAGGAAGACGTGATGTGCGTCGGCCGCGACGAGATCCGCGACGTGGCACTCGGCCTGGAGATGGAAGGCCTGGAGAACTGGGTCTACGAGTACCAGCGGGTCCTGATCGACGAGAAGCAGAACGAGATCGTCGGGTTCTGGAAGCAGATCGCCAACAAGAGCGACGGCAGCAAGGACGAGATCTACGGCATCGGCGGTAGCTGGTTCCGGCTCAACGATCAGCTGCTCATCGAGTGGCAGCGGGATTTCTTCGACTTCGGCCATGTGCAGAAGGCGTTCCTGAAGCTCATCGAGTCCGGAGACCTCACCCCCACCATGCAGAAGCGCATCGAGCGTTCGCTGGCCGGCGACAAACTGCCCGGCTACTACCCGCTCGGCGAGGCTCCGGTCAAGATCTGGTAG
- a CDS encoding cytochrome P450: MTITKEVQRVSGGEEEHGHLEEFRTDPIGLMWRIRNECGDAGWFQLADKQVILLSGAEANEFFFRSTDSELNQAEAYPFMTPIFGEGVVFDADPERRAEMLHNTALRGEQMKGHAATIENEVRRMIENWGDSGEIDLLEFFAELTIYTSTACLIGLKFRNQLDSRFANYYHLLERGTDPLCYVDPYLPIESFRIRDEARANLVELVQEVMNGRIANPPTDKSDRDLLDVLVSIKDEEGNPRFSANEVTGMFISLMFAGHHTSSGTSSWTLIELLRNPDFYAKVQNELDELYADGQEVSFHALRQIPNIDNALKETLRLHPPLIILMRVAQDEFEVAGHPIHKGQMVAASPAISNRIPEDFPNPDAFDPDRYVKPRQEDLVNRWTWIPFGAGRHRCVGAAFAQMQIKAIFSVLLREYEFEMAQPPETYQNDHSKMVVQLARPAKVRYRKRVKD, encoded by the coding sequence GTGACGATAACCAAGGAAGTACAGCGCGTCTCCGGTGGCGAGGAGGAGCACGGCCACCTCGAGGAGTTCCGCACCGATCCGATCGGGTTGATGTGGCGAATCCGCAACGAATGCGGCGACGCCGGCTGGTTTCAGCTCGCGGACAAGCAGGTGATCCTGCTGTCCGGCGCGGAGGCCAACGAGTTCTTCTTCCGTTCCACCGACAGCGAACTCAACCAGGCCGAGGCCTACCCGTTCATGACCCCGATCTTCGGTGAGGGCGTGGTGTTCGACGCCGACCCGGAGCGACGGGCCGAGATGCTGCACAACACCGCGTTACGCGGTGAGCAGATGAAGGGCCACGCGGCGACCATCGAGAACGAGGTCCGCCGCATGATCGAGAACTGGGGCGACAGCGGAGAGATCGATCTGCTGGAGTTCTTCGCCGAGCTGACCATCTACACCTCGACGGCCTGCCTGATCGGCCTCAAGTTCCGCAACCAGCTCGACTCCCGGTTCGCGAACTACTACCACCTGCTCGAGCGCGGGACCGATCCGCTCTGCTATGTCGACCCCTACCTGCCGATCGAGAGCTTCCGCATCCGCGACGAGGCCCGGGCCAACCTGGTCGAGTTGGTGCAGGAGGTCATGAACGGCCGGATCGCCAACCCGCCCACCGACAAGAGCGATCGTGACCTGCTCGACGTCCTGGTGTCGATCAAGGACGAGGAGGGCAATCCGCGATTCTCGGCCAACGAGGTGACCGGCATGTTCATCTCGCTGATGTTCGCCGGCCACCACACCAGCTCGGGCACCTCCAGCTGGACGCTGATCGAGCTGCTGCGCAATCCCGATTTCTACGCCAAGGTGCAGAACGAGCTCGACGAGCTCTATGCCGACGGTCAGGAGGTGAGTTTCCATGCGCTGCGCCAGATTCCGAACATTGACAACGCGCTCAAGGAGACCCTGCGCTTGCACCCGCCGCTGATCATCCTGATGCGCGTGGCCCAGGACGAGTTCGAGGTCGCGGGCCACCCGATCCACAAGGGCCAGATGGTGGCGGCCTCGCCGGCGATCTCCAACCGCATCCCCGAGGACTTTCCCAACCCGGACGCCTTCGACCCCGACCGCTATGTCAAGCCCCGCCAGGAGGATCTGGTCAACCGGTGGACCTGGATCCCGTTCGGCGCGGGCCGGCACCGCTGTGTCGGTGCGGCGTTCGCCCAGATGCAGATCAAGGCGATCTTCTCGGTGCTGTTGCGCGAGTACGAGTTCGAGATGGCACAGCCGCCCGAGACCTACCAGAACGACCACTCCAAGATGGTCGTGCAGTTGGCCCGGCCCGCCAAGGTCCGCTACCGCAAGCGCGTGAAGGACTGA
- a CDS encoding NDMA-dependent alcohol dehydrogenase, with product MKTKGALIWEFNQPWTIEEIEIGDPVKDEVKIQMEASGMCHSDHHLVTGDIPMAGFPVLGGHEGAGIVTEVGPGVDHIQPGDHVVLSFIPSCGECPACQEGLRNLCDLGAGLLAGTAVSDGTHRIHSVKNGQPVIPMTLLGTFSPYMVVHKSSVVKIDPSIPFEVACLVGCGVTTGYGSAVRSGDVRPGDDVVIVGVGGVGTGALQGALAAGARNVFAVDPVEFKRDNALKFGATHAYPDIFSAMAGVAEVTQGRMAHKTIVTVGELKGEDIDHYMNITAKGGTVVATAVANMASNDVKLNLSMLTLLQKRLQGTIFGGGNPHHDIPQLLSMYKAGRLNLDDMVTRQYKLEQINDGYADMLEGRNIRGVIRYTDADR from the coding sequence ATGAAGACCAAAGGCGCTCTCATCTGGGAGTTCAACCAACCGTGGACGATCGAGGAGATCGAGATCGGTGACCCCGTCAAGGACGAGGTCAAGATTCAGATGGAAGCCTCGGGCATGTGCCATTCCGACCACCACCTGGTGACCGGCGACATCCCGATGGCAGGTTTCCCGGTGCTCGGCGGCCACGAAGGCGCCGGCATCGTGACCGAGGTGGGCCCGGGTGTCGACCACATCCAGCCCGGTGATCACGTCGTGCTGTCGTTCATCCCGTCCTGCGGTGAATGTCCGGCGTGTCAGGAAGGTCTGCGCAACCTGTGCGACCTCGGAGCGGGCCTGCTGGCCGGCACCGCGGTCTCCGATGGCACGCATCGCATCCACTCCGTCAAGAACGGTCAGCCCGTCATCCCGATGACCCTGCTGGGCACGTTCAGCCCGTACATGGTGGTCCACAAGAGCTCGGTCGTGAAGATCGATCCGTCGATCCCGTTCGAGGTGGCCTGCCTCGTGGGTTGCGGTGTCACCACCGGGTACGGCTCGGCCGTGCGCAGTGGCGACGTCCGCCCGGGCGATGACGTGGTCATCGTCGGCGTCGGCGGTGTCGGCACCGGTGCGCTCCAGGGTGCGCTGGCCGCCGGTGCGCGCAACGTCTTCGCGGTGGATCCCGTTGAGTTCAAACGGGACAACGCGCTCAAGTTCGGCGCCACCCACGCCTACCCGGACATCTTCTCCGCGATGGCCGGCGTCGCCGAGGTCACCCAGGGCCGCATGGCGCATAAGACGATCGTCACGGTCGGTGAGCTCAAGGGCGAGGACATCGACCACTACATGAACATCACCGCCAAGGGCGGCACCGTGGTGGCCACCGCGGTCGCCAACATGGCCAGCAACGACGTGAAGCTCAACCTGTCGATGCTGACGCTGCTGCAGAAGCGCCTGCAGGGCACCATCTTCGGTGGCGGCAACCCGCACCACGACATCCCGCAGCTGCTGAGCATGTACAAGGCCGGCCGGCTGAACCTGGACGACATGGTCACCCGGCAGTACAAGCTCGAGCAGATCAACGACGGCTACGCCGACATGCTCGAGGGTCGCAACATCCGCGGCGTCATCCGCTACACGGATGCCGATCGGTAA
- a CDS encoding ferredoxin codes for MGCYRVELDEDLCQGHAMCELEAPDVFRVPKRGVVEILDSEPPDELRDAVEMAVDMCPTRALSITEKE; via the coding sequence ATGGGTTGCTACCGTGTCGAACTCGACGAGGACCTCTGCCAGGGCCACGCCATGTGCGAGCTGGAGGCGCCCGACGTCTTCCGGGTGCCCAAGCGTGGCGTCGTCGAGATCCTCGATTCCGAACCCCCCGACGAACTCCGCGATGCCGTGGAGATGGCCGTCGATATGTGTCCCACCCGCGCTCTATCCATCACAGAGAAGGAATGA
- a CDS encoding nuclear transport factor 2 family protein has protein sequence MTETSTETPVVVASRSSWKCVQSGDREGWLALMADDILVEDPIGEAVTNPDGTGVRGKEALGAFYDANIGPNELTVTCEETFPSSSPNEIAYILVLRTKFPNGFTATVRGVFTYKVNDEGLITNLRGYWNLEAMVFAQEDEN, from the coding sequence ATGACCGAGACATCCACTGAGACACCCGTCGTCGTCGCATCCCGGTCGTCGTGGAAATGCGTGCAATCCGGTGACCGCGAGGGCTGGCTGGCCCTCATGGCCGACGACATCCTCGTCGAGGACCCGATCGGTGAGGCCGTCACCAACCCCGACGGCACCGGGGTTCGGGGCAAGGAAGCCCTCGGCGCCTTCTACGACGCCAACATCGGGCCCAACGAGCTGACCGTCACGTGCGAGGAGACGTTCCCGTCCAGCTCGCCGAACGAGATCGCCTACATCCTGGTGCTGCGCACCAAGTTCCCCAACGGGTTCACCGCCACCGTGCGTGGCGTCTTCACCTACAAGGTGAACGACGAAGGGCTGATCACCAACCTGCGCGGCTACTGGAACCTGGAAGCCATGGTCTTCGCGCAGGAAGACGAGAACTGA